Proteins encoded by one window of Erythrobacter sp.:
- the rpsQ gene encoding 30S ribosomal protein S17 gives MPKRILTGTVTSDKTDKTVTVLVERRVKHPLYGKIIKRSKKYHAHDEANEFVVGDKVRIEETRPISKTKTWAVKDRLVASKGQAVEAELDVKESMPTGAPADKQGDKKPAKAEAEA, from the coding sequence ATGCCCAAGCGTATCCTCACCGGGACTGTCACCTCCGACAAGACCGACAAGACCGTGACCGTGCTGGTCGAACGCCGCGTGAAGCACCCGTTGTACGGGAAAATCATCAAGCGTTCGAAGAAGTATCACGCGCACGATGAAGCCAACGAATTCGTAGTGGGCGACAAGGTCCGCATCGAAGAGACACGGCCGATTTCGAAGACCAAGACCTGGGCGGTCAAGGATCGTCTGGTTGCGAGCAAGGGCCAGGCCGTCGAGGCCGAGCTCGATGTCAAGGAATCGATGCCGACCGGTGCGCCTGCTGACAAGCAGGGTGACAAGAAGCCCGCCAAGGCTGAAGCCGAAGCATGA
- the rpsN gene encoding 30S ribosomal protein S14 has product MAKLSSINKNERRKLLVKKYAGKYAKLKAVADNESLDETERLMARLKMAELPRNANPTRVRNRCNTTGRPRGYYRKFGLCRIELRDLANKGLIPGVTKSSW; this is encoded by the coding sequence ATGGCGAAACTGAGTTCCATCAACAAGAACGAGCGGCGCAAGCTCCTCGTCAAGAAGTACGCTGGCAAGTACGCCAAGCTGAAGGCCGTGGCCGACAATGAATCGCTCGACGAAACCGAGCGCCTCATGGCCCGCTTGAAGATGGCCGAACTGCCGCGCAACGCGAACCCGACCCGGGTGCGCAACCGCTGCAACACCACCGGCCGCCCGCGCGGCTATTACCGCAAGTTCGGGCTTTGCCGCATCGAACTCCGCGATCTGGCCAACAAGGGCCTGATCCCGGGCGTGACCAAGTCGAGCTGGTGA
- the rplD gene encoding 50S ribosomal protein L4 has translation MKVKVQKIDGKAAGDVELNDAVFGVEPRADILHRVVTWQLEKRRGTARPTRERSDVARTGKKFGKQKGSGGARHGNRRAPIFIGGGKAHGARKRDFEPSLNKKIRALGLKMALSSKAKDGLVIVDSLDLSDAKTKALKGHFDKNGWNRKVLVIGGESVSDGFAKAVRNLPGVNVMPAVGANVYDILNHDTLVLTKDAVEKLEARFNG, from the coding sequence GTGAAGGTCAAGGTCCAGAAAATCGACGGCAAGGCTGCCGGCGACGTGGAACTCAACGATGCCGTCTTCGGTGTCGAGCCACGCGCTGATATCCTGCACCGCGTGGTAACGTGGCAGCTCGAAAAGCGCCGCGGCACCGCCCGTCCGACGCGCGAGCGTTCGGATGTTGCCCGCACCGGCAAGAAGTTCGGCAAGCAGAAGGGTTCCGGCGGCGCTCGCCACGGCAACCGTCGCGCCCCGATCTTCATCGGCGGCGGTAAGGCCCACGGTGCGCGCAAGCGTGACTTCGAGCCTTCGCTGAACAAGAAGATCCGCGCGCTCGGCCTCAAGATGGCACTGAGCAGCAAGGCAAAGGACGGTCTCGTGATCGTCGACAGCCTCGATCTGTCCGATGCCAAGACGAAGGCGCTCAAGGGCCACTTCGACAAGAACGGCTGGAACCGCAAGGTGCTGGTGATCGGTGGCGAAAGCGTCAGTGATGGTTTTGCCAAGGCCGTGCGCAACCTGCCGGGTGTCAACGTGATGCCGGCTGTCGGTGCGAACGTCTATGACATCCTCAACCACGACACGCTGGTCCTCACCAAGGACGCTGTCGAAAAGCTGGAGGCGCGTTTCAATGGCTAA
- the rpsC gene encoding 30S ribosomal protein S3, protein MGHKSNPIGLRLQINRTWDSRWYAEGGEYAKLLKEDILIRKYIVETLPQAAISKIVIERPAKLCRVSIYAARPGVIIGKKGADIEKLRAKLATMTASDVKLNIVEIRKPEVDAKLVAQGIADQLVRRVAFRRAMKRAMQSAMRLGAEGIKIMCGGRLGGAEIARVEQYREGRVPLHTLRANIDYAEAEALTAYGIIGIKVWVFKGEILGHDPTSQDRLMMESQTSGVRPAR, encoded by the coding sequence ATGGGTCATAAGAGCAATCCGATCGGTCTGCGCCTGCAGATCAACCGCACCTGGGACAGCCGGTGGTACGCCGAAGGCGGTGAATACGCCAAGCTGCTCAAGGAAGACATCCTGATCCGCAAGTACATCGTCGAGACCCTGCCGCAGGCAGCGATTTCGAAGATCGTTATCGAGCGTCCGGCAAAGTTGTGTCGCGTGTCCATCTATGCTGCGCGCCCCGGCGTGATCATTGGCAAGAAGGGCGCAGACATTGAAAAGCTGCGCGCAAAGCTGGCCACGATGACTGCCAGCGACGTCAAGCTGAACATCGTCGAAATCCGCAAGCCGGAAGTCGATGCCAAGCTTGTGGCACAGGGCATTGCCGATCAGCTGGTGCGCCGTGTGGCGTTCCGCCGGGCAATGAAGCGCGCGATGCAGTCTGCCATGCGTCTGGGTGCCGAAGGCATCAAGATCATGTGCGGCGGTCGTCTCGGCGGGGCGGAAATCGCCCGCGTCGAACAATATCGCGAAGGCCGCGTGCCGCTGCATACGCTGCGCGCCAACATCGATTATGCCGAAGCCGAGGCGCTTACTGCCTATGGCATCATCGGCATCAAGGTGTGGGTCTTCAAGGGCGAAATCCTGGGTCACGATCCGACCTCGCAGGACCGCCTGATGATGGAATCGCAGACGTCCGGCGTCCGGCCAGCGCGTTGA
- the rplB gene encoding 50S ribosomal protein L2 gives MALKNYKPTSPSRRALVLVDKTGLHKGGPVKSLSEGKRKTGGRNNKGHVTSRGRGGGNKQKYRFIDFKRRKWDMEATVERIEYDPNRTAFIALLKYEDGELAYIIAPNRVAPGDKVIAGEKVDTKPGNAMLLGQMPVGTIIHNVEMKPGKGGQIARSAGTYVQLVGRDRGMVIVRLNSGEQRYLRSDCMGTVGSVSNPDNQNQNLGKAGRKRHMGVKPLTRGVAKNPVDHPHGGGEGRTSGGRHPVTPWGKPTKGARTRSNKQTDKMIIRSRHAKKKR, from the coding sequence ATGGCACTCAAGAATTACAAGCCGACTAGCCCGTCCCGGCGCGCGCTCGTTCTGGTCGACAAGACCGGCCTCCACAAGGGTGGCCCGGTCAAGTCGCTGAGCGAAGGCAAGCGCAAGACTGGTGGCCGCAACAACAAGGGCCACGTGACTTCGCGCGGCCGTGGTGGCGGCAACAAGCAGAAGTACCGCTTCATCGATTTCAAGCGGCGCAAGTGGGACATGGAAGCCACCGTGGAGCGGATCGAATACGATCCCAACCGCACCGCTTTCATCGCCTTGCTCAAGTATGAAGATGGCGAACTCGCCTACATCATTGCGCCGAACCGTGTCGCCCCCGGCGACAAGGTTATCGCTGGCGAGAAGGTCGATACCAAGCCGGGCAACGCGATGCTGCTGGGCCAGATGCCAGTCGGCACCATCATCCACAATGTGGAGATGAAGCCGGGCAAGGGTGGGCAGATCGCTCGTTCGGCAGGGACTTACGTGCAGCTCGTCGGTCGTGACCGCGGGATGGTGATCGTTCGCCTGAACTCTGGCGAGCAGCGTTACCTGCGTTCGGATTGCATGGGGACGGTCGGTTCGGTGTCGAACCCCGACAACCAGAACCAGAACCTCGGCAAGGCCGGTCGCAAGCGCCACATGGGTGTGAAGCCCCTGACGCGCGGTGTGGCCAAGAACCCGGTCGATCACCCGCACGGCGGCGGTGAAGGCCGCACCAGCGGTGGTCGTCACCCGGTTACGCCGTGGGGCAAGCCGACCAAGGGCGCCCGTACCCGCAGCAACAAGCAGACGGACAAGATGATCATCCGTTCGCGCCACGCCAAGAAGAAGAGGTAA
- a CDS encoding 50S ribosomal protein L23: protein MAKKQEIAARHYDVIVAPHITEKSTMAGENNAIVFKVANDATKPQIKEAVEAIYDTKVLGVNTIVVKGKTKRWKGKPYKRSDFKKAIVRLAEGQDPIDFTSTI from the coding sequence ATGGCTAAGAAGCAGGAAATCGCTGCCCGTCATTATGACGTGATCGTTGCCCCGCACATCACCGAGAAATCGACGATGGCGGGCGAGAACAACGCCATCGTGTTCAAGGTCGCCAATGATGCGACCAAGCCGCAGATCAAGGAAGCCGTGGAAGCGATCTACGACACCAAGGTCCTGGGCGTGAACACCATCGTGGTGAAGGGCAAGACCAAGCGTTGGAAGGGCAAGCCCTACAAGCGGTCCGACTTCAAGAAGGCGATTGTTCGTCTGGCCGAAGGCCAGGACCCGATCGACTTCACGAGCACCATCTGA
- the rpmC gene encoding 50S ribosomal protein L29 — MAKIEDLRTKTDDQLDVQLVQLKKEQFNLRFQAATNQLEGAARVRQVRREIAQIKTLQGERAKSAQSEAAKA; from the coding sequence ATGGCGAAGATAGAAGACCTTCGTACGAAGACCGACGATCAGCTCGACGTACAGCTGGTGCAGCTGAAGAAGGAGCAGTTCAATCTGCGCTTCCAGGCTGCGACCAACCAGCTTGAGGGCGCTGCCCGCGTCCGCCAGGTCCGCCGCGAGATCGCGCAGATCAAGACGCTTCAGGGTGAGCGCGCCAAGAGCGCTCAGTCCGAAGCCGCGAAGGCTTAA
- the rplP gene encoding 50S ribosomal protein L16, giving the protein MLQPKKTKFRKAFKGKIHGKAKGGTDLNFGSYGLKALEPERITARQIEAARRAITRHIKRQGRLWIRVFPDVPVTKKPAEVRQGKGKGAIEFWAARVKPGRVLFELDGVPGPLAAEAFERAAMKLPIKTKVIARLGDTSHLGGDK; this is encoded by the coding sequence ATGCTGCAACCGAAGAAAACCAAGTTCCGCAAGGCCTTCAAGGGCAAGATCCATGGCAAGGCCAAGGGCGGGACGGATCTGAATTTCGGATCCTACGGCCTCAAGGCCCTGGAACCCGAGCGTATCACAGCGCGCCAGATCGAAGCCGCCCGCCGGGCGATCACGCGTCACATCAAGCGCCAGGGGCGCTTGTGGATCCGCGTGTTCCCCGATGTGCCGGTGACGAAAAAGCCCGCCGAAGTCCGTCAGGGCAAGGGCAAGGGCGCGATCGAATTCTGGGCCGCCCGCGTCAAGCCCGGCCGCGTGCTGTTCGAACTCGATGGCGTTCCCGGCCCGCTGGCCGCTGAGGCATTCGAGCGTGCGGCGATGAAGCTGCCGATCAAGACCAAGGTGATCGCGCGCTTGGGCGATACCTCGCACCTGGGCGGAGACAAGTAA
- the rplX gene encoding 50S ribosomal protein L24, with protein sequence MGAAKIKKGDKVVVLSGKDKGQTGTVQQVMPKDGKVLVDGVNVMTRHRKPSQANPQGGIDRVPAPLAISKVAVADPKDGKPTRVRFETKDGKKVRVAVKSGETIDG encoded by the coding sequence ATGGGCGCTGCCAAGATCAAGAAGGGCGACAAGGTTGTCGTGCTGTCGGGTAAGGACAAGGGCCAGACTGGCACTGTCCAGCAGGTCATGCCGAAGGATGGCAAGGTCCTGGTCGATGGCGTCAACGTGATGACCCGTCACCGCAAGCCGAGTCAGGCGAACCCGCAGGGCGGGATCGACCGGGTTCCGGCGCCTTTGGCGATCAGCAAGGTTGCTGTTGCCGATCCCAAGGATGGCAAGCCCACCCGCGTCCGGTTTGAAACCAAGGACGGCAAGAAGGTGCGCGTTGCCGTCAAGTCCGGGGAGACTATCGATGGCTGA
- the rpsH gene encoding 30S ribosomal protein S8 encodes MALTDPLGDMLTRIRNGQQAKKDSVLSPASKLRANVLEVLQREGYIRGYSEDTSGKHKALRIELKYFEGEPAIKHVARVSRPGRRIYSGSKEIPNVRNGLGITIVSTPKGVLSDNEARNENVGGEVLAEVF; translated from the coding sequence ATGGCATTGACCGATCCCCTGGGTGATATGCTCACCCGTATCCGCAACGGCCAGCAGGCGAAGAAGGATTCCGTCCTTTCGCCCGCCAGCAAGCTGCGTGCTAACGTCCTCGAAGTGCTTCAGCGGGAAGGCTACATTCGTGGCTATTCCGAAGACACGAGCGGCAAGCACAAGGCGCTGCGGATCGAACTGAAGTATTTCGAAGGCGAACCTGCGATCAAGCATGTCGCCCGCGTGTCCCGCCCTGGCCGCCGCATCTATTCGGGTTCGAAGGAAATCCCGAACGTGCGCAACGGTCTTGGCATCACCATCGTCTCGACGCCCAAGGGCGTGCTTTCGGATAACGAAGCGCGCAACGAAAACGTCGGTGGCGAAGTGCTGGCGGAGGTGTTCTGA
- the rplE gene encoding 50S ribosomal protein L5 has protein sequence MADYTPRMKQKYADEIVAAMTEKFGYTNRLQVPRIEKITLNMGVGEASQDKKKVQTAAEEMELIAGQKPVITKAKKSIAQFKLRDGMPIGCKVNLRRDRMYEFLDRLVTIAMPRIRDFRGVNPKSFDGQGNYAMGIREQIIFPEISYDRIEKVRGMDIIVTTTAKTDDEARELLRLFGFPFPLEEAAEEEKAAA, from the coding sequence ATGGCTGATTATACCCCCCGCATGAAGCAGAAGTATGCGGATGAAATCGTTGCGGCGATGACCGAGAAGTTCGGTTACACCAACCGTCTCCAGGTTCCGCGGATCGAGAAGATCACGCTCAACATGGGCGTGGGCGAAGCGAGCCAGGACAAGAAGAAGGTCCAGACCGCAGCCGAGGAAATGGAACTGATCGCCGGTCAGAAGCCGGTGATTACCAAGGCGAAGAAGTCGATCGCGCAGTTCAAGCTGCGTGATGGCATGCCGATCGGCTGCAAGGTCAACCTGCGCCGCGATCGCATGTACGAATTCCTCGACCGCCTGGTGACCATCGCCATGCCCCGCATCCGCGATTTCCGCGGCGTGAACCCCAAGTCGTTCGACGGCCAGGGCAACTACGCCATGGGCATCAGGGAGCAGATCATCTTTCCGGAGATCAGCTACGACCGGATCGAAAAGGTGCGCGGGATGGATATCATCGTGACCACCACCGCCAAGACCGACGACGAGGCGCGCGAACTGCTGCGCCTGTTCGGTTTCCCGTTCCCGCTCGAAGAAGCGGCTGAAGAAGAAAAGGCGGCGGCGTAA
- the rpsS gene encoding 30S ribosomal protein S19, which produces MARSVWKGPFVDLHLLKKAQTAQEESTKKPIKTWSRRSTILPDFVGLTFSVYNGHKFIPVSVSEEMVGHKLGEFAPTRTFPGHAADKKGKR; this is translated from the coding sequence ATGGCACGTTCCGTCTGGAAAGGTCCGTTCGTCGATCTTCACCTGTTGAAGAAGGCACAGACCGCGCAGGAAGAAAGCACCAAGAAGCCGATCAAGACCTGGTCGCGCCGCTCCACTATCCTGCCGGATTTCGTGGGCCTGACGTTCAGCGTCTATAACGGCCACAAGTTCATCCCGGTCTCGGTTTCCGAGGAAATGGTCGGCCACAAGCTCGGCGAATTTGCGCCAACGCGCACCTTCCCCGGCCACGCTGCCGACAAGAAGGGTAAAAGGTAA
- the rplF gene encoding 50S ribosomal protein L6, which translates to MSRIGKKPVAIPSGVTAKAENGVLSVKGPKGELTMSMFDLIEYKIEGDEIQVNPINKTKQARQFWGMQRTLVQNLVDGVTEGFTKVLNITGVGYRASATGNKIKLQLGFSHDVDLDVPEGLEVKTPDQTTIEISGIDKQKVGQFAAEIREWRKPEPYKGKGVRYRGEFIFRKEGKKK; encoded by the coding sequence ATGAGCCGCATCGGCAAAAAGCCGGTGGCGATCCCCAGCGGGGTCACCGCCAAGGCGGAGAACGGCGTGTTGAGCGTGAAGGGCCCCAAGGGCGAGCTCACCATGTCGATGTTCGACCTGATCGAATACAAGATCGAAGGCGACGAAATCCAGGTCAACCCTATCAACAAGACCAAGCAGGCCCGGCAGTTCTGGGGTATGCAGCGCACTTTGGTGCAGAACCTTGTCGATGGTGTGACCGAAGGTTTCACCAAGGTCCTGAACATCACCGGCGTCGGCTATCGTGCTTCGGCAACGGGCAATAAGATCAAGTTGCAGCTCGGTTTCAGCCACGATGTCGATCTGGACGTTCCCGAGGGTCTCGAAGTGAAGACCCCGGATCAGACCACGATCGAGATTTCCGGTATCGACAAGCAGAAGGTCGGGCAGTTTGCTGCCGAGATCCGCGAATGGCGCAAGCCGGAGCCCTACAAAGGCAAGGGTGTGCGGTATCGCGGCGAGTTTATCTTCCGCAAGGAAGGGAAGAAGAAGTAA
- the rpsJ gene encoding 30S ribosomal protein S10: protein MDAQNIRIRLKAFDHRVLDQATGEIADTAKRTGALIRGPIPLPTRMEKFTVNRGPHVDKKSREQFEVRTYKRLLDIVQPNAQTVDALMKLDLAAGVNVEIKLA, encoded by the coding sequence ATGGACGCACAGAATATCCGTATTCGCCTCAAGGCTTTCGATCACCGCGTGCTCGACCAGGCAACTGGAGAGATCGCGGATACTGCAAAGCGTACTGGCGCGCTTATTCGTGGTCCGATTCCGCTTCCGACGCGCATGGAGAAGTTCACCGTGAACCGTGGTCCGCACGTCGACAAGAAGTCGCGCGAGCAGTTCGAGGTGCGCACCTACAAACGGCTGCTCGACATCGTGCAGCCCAACGCCCAGACGGTGGACGCGCTAATGAAGCTCGATCTCGCCGCCGGCGTGAACGTGGAAATCAAGCTCGCTTGA
- the rpsE gene encoding 30S ribosomal protein S5, with protein sequence MIEKLVHINRVAKVVKGGKRFGFAALVVVGDGKGRVGFGHGKAREVPEAINKATAAAKKAMIRVPLKEGRTLHHDGMGHFGAGRVNVRSAPAGTGIIAGGPMRAVFESLGVADVVTKSIGTSNPYNMIRATFDALVNQSSPKSVAQRRGKKVADLLGRGGATVVEAEADAAALVE encoded by the coding sequence CTGATTGAAAAGCTCGTCCACATCAACCGCGTCGCCAAGGTGGTGAAGGGCGGCAAGCGCTTCGGTTTCGCCGCGCTGGTCGTGGTGGGTGACGGCAAGGGCCGCGTCGGCTTCGGCCACGGCAAGGCCCGCGAAGTTCCCGAAGCGATCAACAAGGCGACTGCGGCGGCCAAGAAGGCCATGATCCGCGTGCCGCTGAAGGAAGGTCGCACGCTGCACCATGACGGGATGGGCCACTTTGGCGCCGGCCGGGTGAACGTGCGTTCGGCGCCTGCCGGTACCGGCATCATCGCCGGTGGCCCGATGCGCGCCGTGTTCGAAAGCCTTGGCGTTGCCGACGTGGTGACCAAGTCGATCGGCACGTCGAACCCCTACAACATGATCCGCGCTACCTTCGATGCTCTCGTCAACCAGTCTTCGCCGAAGTCGGTTGCCCAGCGTCGCGGCAAGAAGGTCGCCGATCTTCTGGGTCGCGGTGGTGCTACTGTGGTCGAGGCGGAAGCCGACGCTGCGGCTCTGGTGGAGTAA
- the rplR gene encoding 50S ribosomal protein L18 produces MAKLSLFERRRRRVRTALRARAGGKPRLSVHRTGKHIYAQVIDDKDGRTVAAASTLGSKASGANVDAASQVGKDIAEAAKKAGVTTVVFDRGGFLFHGRVKALADAAREGGLEF; encoded by the coding sequence ATGGCAAAGCTCTCTCTCTTTGAACGTCGCCGTCGCCGGGTGCGCACTGCGCTCCGTGCGCGTGCCGGTGGCAAGCCGCGGCTGTCGGTGCACCGCACCGGCAAGCACATTTATGCGCAGGTCATCGATGACAAGGACGGTCGTACCGTTGCTGCCGCCAGCACGCTGGGCAGCAAGGCATCGGGTGCCAACGTCGATGCCGCTTCGCAGGTCGGCAAGGATATTGCCGAAGCTGCTAAGAAGGCTGGCGTGACCACTGTCGTGTTCGATCGCGGCGGGTTCCTGTTCCATGGCCGCGTCAAGGCGCTGGCCGATGCCGCCCGCGAAGGCGGGCTGGAGTTCTGA
- the rplC gene encoding 50S ribosomal protein L3, translating to MRSGVIAKKVGMTRLFQEDGRHVPVTVLSLEGCQVTGNRTADRDGYFSVQLGAGDAKHKNVNKPQREAFAKAEVGLKQKVAEFRVANEEGLLPVGATITADHFIAGQMVDVTGHTVGKGFAGVMKRWGFGGLRASHGVSVSHRSHGSTGQRQDPGKVFKNKKMAGHMGDRQRTQQNLEVVRTDADRGLIFVKGSVPGAKNGWLLVKDAVKIPLPEGVPFPGAMRRNAAETASDDAVPGMVESAAEHEVNPAVDVATQERLAEEQQSGADAVEAPADDQNNAPAADTGSDESPKSENGES from the coding sequence ATGCGCAGTGGCGTGATCGCTAAGAAAGTCGGGATGACCCGCCTGTTCCAGGAGGATGGACGTCACGTTCCCGTGACCGTTCTTTCGCTGGAAGGCTGCCAGGTCACCGGGAATCGCACCGCCGATCGTGATGGATATTTCTCCGTCCAGCTCGGCGCGGGCGATGCCAAGCACAAGAATGTCAACAAGCCGCAGCGCGAAGCTTTCGCCAAGGCCGAAGTCGGCCTGAAGCAGAAGGTTGCCGAATTCCGCGTCGCGAACGAGGAGGGTCTCCTTCCCGTCGGCGCGACGATCACGGCTGATCACTTCATTGCTGGGCAGATGGTCGACGTCACCGGCCACACCGTCGGCAAGGGTTTTGCCGGTGTCATGAAGCGTTGGGGCTTCGGTGGCCTGCGCGCATCGCACGGTGTTTCCGTCTCGCACCGTTCGCACGGTTCGACCGGTCAGCGCCAGGATCCGGGCAAGGTCTTCAAGAACAAGAAGATGGCTGGCCACATGGGCGATCGTCAGCGCACCCAGCAGAACCTCGAAGTCGTGCGCACCGACGCCGATCGCGGCCTGATCTTCGTCAAGGGCTCGGTGCCCGGCGCGAAGAATGGCTGGCTGCTGGTCAAGGACGCGGTCAAGATCCCGTTGCCTGAAGGCGTGCCGTTCCCCGGCGCAATGCGTCGCAACGCTGCTGAAACCGCAAGCGATGATGCTGTGCCCGGCATGGTCGAATCGGCCGCCGAGCATGAAGTGAACCCCGCAGTGGACGTGGCGACGCAGGAGCGGCTTGCTGAAGAGCAGCAGTCCGGTGCCGATGCCGTGGAAGCCCCGGCAGACGACCAGAACAATGCGCCCGCAGCCGACACCGGCTCGGACGAAAGCCCAAAATCTGAAAATGGGGAGTCCTGA
- the rplV gene encoding 50S ribosomal protein L22: MGKTKSPRRVGENEALAVGTTIRGSAQKLNLVAALIRGKKAEDALNILSFSKRAMARDASKVLASAIANAENNHDLDVDALVVAEASVGKSVTMKRFATRGRGKSTRILKPFSRLRIVVREQEEA, translated from the coding sequence ATGGGCAAGACCAAGTCCCCCCGCCGCGTCGGCGAAAACGAGGCGCTGGCCGTCGGCACCACCATTCGTGGTTCGGCGCAGAAGCTGAATCTCGTGGCGGCGCTGATCCGTGGCAAGAAGGCCGAAGATGCACTGAACATCCTCTCCTTCTCGAAGCGTGCAATGGCCCGCGACGCCAGCAAGGTGCTGGCTTCGGCTATCGCCAATGCGGAAAACAACCACGATCTCGATGTCGACGCGCTGGTCGTCGCCGAAGCGAGTGTCGGCAAGTCGGTTACGATGAAGCGGTTCGCCACGCGCGGTCGCGGCAAGTCCACGCGCATCCTCAAGCCGTTCAGCCGGCTGCGGATCGTCGTGCGCGAGCAGGAAGAGGCGTAA
- the rplN gene encoding 50S ribosomal protein L14 → MIQMQSNLDVADNSGAKRVQCIKVLGGSKRRTASVGDVIVVSVKEAQPRARVKKGDVHRAVIVRTRKDVRRPDGSVIRFDSNAAVLVNKNEEPIGTRIFGPVVRELRGRGFMKIISLAPEVL, encoded by the coding sequence ATGATCCAGATGCAATCCAATCTCGACGTCGCGGACAACAGCGGCGCAAAGCGCGTCCAGTGCATCAAGGTGCTGGGTGGGTCGAAGCGCCGGACCGCGAGTGTCGGGGACGTGATCGTGGTTTCCGTGAAGGAAGCCCAGCCACGCGCCCGTGTGAAGAAGGGTGACGTTCACCGTGCGGTGATCGTGCGCACCCGCAAGGACGTGCGCCGCCCGGATGGCAGCGTGATCCGCTTCGATTCAAACGCGGCAGTGCTGGTCAACAAGAACGAGGAGCCGATCGGCACCCGTATCTTCGGCCCGGTGGTCCGTGAACTGCGGGGTCGTGGTTTCATGAAGATCATCTCGCTCGCGCCGGAGGTGCTGTGA
- the tuf gene encoding elongation factor Tu translates to MAKEKFQRNKPHCNIGTIGHVDHGKTTLTAAITKVMAEKHGGAAVDFANIDKAPEERERGITISTAHVEYETAARHYAHVDCPGHADYVKNMITGAAQMDGAILVVNAADGPMPQTREHILLARQVGVPALVVYMNKVDQVDDEEILELVELEVRELLSSYDFDGDNIAIVKGSALAALEGRNPEIGESSIIALMDAVDQFIPQPERPVDRPFLMPIEDVFSISGRGTVVTGRVESGIVNVGDEVEIVGIKDTQKTVVTGVEMFRKLLDRGEAGDNIGALIRGVAREAVERGQVLAKPGSVNPHTDFDAEVYVLSKDEGGRHTPFFANYRPQFYFRTTDVTGEVVLPEGTEMVMPGDNVSIGVKLIAPIAMDEGLRFAIREGGRTVGSGVVAKITK, encoded by the coding sequence TCGGCACCATCGGTCACGTCGACCATGGCAAGACCACGCTGACGGCCGCGATCACCAAGGTGATGGCGGAAAAGCATGGCGGTGCGGCTGTCGATTTCGCGAACATCGACAAGGCTCCCGAAGAGCGTGAGCGAGGCATCACCATTTCGACCGCGCACGTCGAATACGAGACCGCCGCGCGCCACTATGCGCACGTCGATTGCCCCGGCCACGCCGACTATGTGAAGAACATGATCACCGGTGCCGCGCAGATGGACGGCGCGATCCTGGTGGTGAACGCTGCCGACGGTCCGATGCCGCAGACCCGCGAGCACATCTTGCTCGCCCGCCAGGTCGGCGTGCCCGCGCTGGTGGTGTACATGAACAAGGTCGATCAGGTGGACGACGAGGAAATCCTCGAACTCGTCGAACTGGAAGTGCGCGAGTTGCTTTCCTCCTACGACTTCGACGGCGACAACATCGCCATCGTCAAGGGGTCGGCGCTGGCCGCTCTCGAAGGTCGTAACCCGGAAATCGGCGAAAGCTCGATCATCGCGCTGATGGATGCTGTTGACCAGTTCATCCCGCAGCCCGAGCGTCCGGTTGACCGTCCGTTCCTGATGCCGATCGAAGACGTGTTCTCGATCTCTGGCCGCGGCACCGTGGTGACCGGCCGTGTCGAAAGCGGCATCGTCAACGTGGGTGACGAAGTCGAAATCGTCGGCATCAAGGACACCCAGAAGACGGTCGTGACCGGCGTGGAAATGTTCCGCAAGCTGCTCGATCGCGGTGAAGCCGGTGACAACATCGGCGCGCTGATCCGTGGTGTTGCCCGTGAAGCGGTGGAGCGTGGCCAGGTCCTCGCCAAGCCCGGCTCGGTCAACCCGCACACCGATTTCGATGCCGAAGTCTACGTGCTGTCGAAGGATGAAGGTGGCCGTCACACGCCGTTCTTCGCCAACTACCGTCCGCAGTTCTACTTCCGCACCACCGACGTGACCGGCGAAGTCGTGCTTCCCGAAGGCACCGAAATGGTGATGCCGGGCGACAACGTTTCGATCGGCGTCAAGCTGATCGCGCCGATCGCGATGGACGAAGGCTTGCGCTTCGCCATTCGTGAAGGTGGCCGTACCGTTGGTTCGGGCGTCGTGGCGAAGATCACCAAGTAG